One Tunturibacter gelidoferens genomic region harbors:
- the atpD gene encoding F0F1 ATP synthase subunit beta gives MAENIGRVISISGPAVDIQFEESHMPAIFQAIRIVSEGFDVPTPLDVIVEVQQHLGEGRVRCIAMVATEGMVRGMKAIDTGAGIMVPVGRETLGRVLNVLGEPVDELGPVNAKVHMPIHRQAPAFDEQSTSEEMFETGIKVIDLIQPFMKGGKVGLFGGAGVGKTVIIQELINNVASHHGGFSVFAGVGERTREGNDLWMEFQESGVIDLKDLPKSKAALVYGQMTEPPGARLRVALTGLTVAEYFRDEEGADTLLFIDNIFRFTQAGSEVSTLLGRMPSAVGYQPNLATEMGELQERITSTKKGSITSVQAVYVPADDLTDPAPATTFAHLDATTVLSRPLSELGIYPAVDPLASTSRILSPRIVGQDHYDVAQGVKKILQRYKDLQDIIAILGIDELSEEDKITVARARKVQRFLSQPFHVAEIFTGIPGAYVKVADTVRSFKEIIEGKHDDIPEQAFYLKGGIEDVKAAAEKMKQTA, from the coding sequence ATGGCAGAGAATATTGGAAGAGTAATTTCGATCAGCGGACCGGCCGTTGACATTCAATTCGAAGAGTCGCATATGCCGGCTATCTTTCAGGCGATTCGCATCGTCAGCGAAGGCTTCGACGTTCCCACCCCGCTCGATGTCATTGTCGAGGTGCAGCAGCATCTTGGTGAGGGCCGCGTGCGCTGCATCGCGATGGTTGCGACGGAGGGCATGGTTCGCGGGATGAAGGCGATCGATACGGGCGCGGGCATTATGGTGCCGGTGGGTCGCGAGACGCTGGGTCGCGTGCTTAACGTGTTGGGTGAGCCAGTAGATGAACTTGGGCCTGTCAATGCAAAGGTTCACATGCCTATACACCGGCAGGCGCCTGCGTTTGACGAGCAGTCCACCAGCGAAGAGATGTTCGAGACCGGCATCAAGGTCATCGACCTTATCCAGCCGTTTATGAAGGGCGGTAAGGTTGGTCTCTTCGGCGGCGCCGGTGTGGGCAAGACGGTCATCATCCAGGAGCTGATCAACAACGTTGCGAGTCATCATGGCGGCTTCTCCGTGTTCGCTGGAGTTGGTGAGCGTACTCGTGAAGGCAACGACCTCTGGATGGAGTTTCAGGAGTCCGGCGTTATTGATTTGAAAGACCTGCCGAAGAGCAAAGCCGCGCTGGTGTATGGCCAGATGACGGAACCGCCAGGGGCGCGTCTTCGCGTGGCGCTAACCGGGCTCACGGTTGCGGAGTACTTCCGTGATGAAGAGGGAGCGGACACGCTGCTGTTCATCGACAACATCTTCCGGTTTACGCAGGCGGGCTCTGAGGTTTCGACGCTGCTTGGCCGTATGCCTTCGGCCGTAGGCTATCAGCCGAATCTTGCGACCGAGATGGGTGAGTTGCAGGAGCGGATTACTTCGACGAAGAAGGGCTCGATCACTTCGGTGCAGGCTGTGTACGTGCCGGCTGATGACTTGACTGACCCCGCACCGGCGACGACCTTTGCTCACCTTGATGCGACCACCGTACTTTCGCGTCCGCTGTCGGAGCTTGGTATCTATCCCGCGGTCGATCCGCTGGCTTCGACCTCGCGCATTCTGTCTCCGCGTATTGTGGGCCAGGATCACTACGATGTGGCGCAGGGTGTGAAGAAGATTCTGCAGCGCTACAAGGACCTGCAGGACATCATTGCGATTCTCGGTATCGACGAGCTCTCGGAAGAGGACAAGATCACCGTGGCGCGTGCGCGTAAGGTGCAGCGGTTCCTGTCGCAGCCGTTCCATGTGGCGGAGATCTTTACCGGTATCCCCGGCGCTTATGTCAAAGTTGCTGATACTGTTCGGAGCTTCAAGGAGATCATCGAAGGTAAGCATGATGATATTCCGGAGCAGGCTTTCTATCTGAAGGGTGGCATTGAAGACGTGAAGGCTGCCGCAGAGAAGATGAAGCAGACGGCATAA
- the atpC gene encoding ATP synthase F1 subunit epsilon, which translates to MAETTSNSGLLAVRLVTPDRVLLDATAEAVELPSMSGYLEALYGAAPLLAELGAGEVRLHGGSSGDQKFFVAWGFVEVLPERVTILAETALHPNEIDTAEAQKELQEGQKLWNEAGDDGEKYDEANAITRKAEEKIASAQGKSS; encoded by the coding sequence ATGGCAGAGACGACGAGCAATTCGGGTTTGTTAGCGGTTCGGCTGGTTACGCCGGACCGTGTTCTGCTGGATGCGACGGCGGAGGCGGTGGAGTTGCCGTCGATGTCGGGGTATCTCGAAGCGCTGTATGGCGCGGCGCCGCTGCTTGCGGAGCTTGGTGCTGGTGAGGTCCGGTTGCATGGTGGAAGCTCTGGCGATCAGAAGTTCTTTGTTGCCTGGGGCTTCGTGGAGGTTCTGCCGGAGCGTGTCACGATTCTGGCGGAGACCGCGCTGCATCCGAACGAGATTGACACCGCCGAGGCTCAGAAGGAGCTTCAAGAGGGGCAGAAGCTCTGGAACGAGGCTGGCGACGACGGTGAGAAGTACGACGAAGCTAACGCGATTACTCGGAAGGCTGAAGAGAAGATCGCTTCGGCTCAGGGTAAGAGCAGCTAG
- the aroE gene encoding shikimate dehydrogenase yields MPTVAPQFLRSRIGKVCVAIIGGTPVEMLEKASAVVKETPFLEFRLDYLEKPLLALPKLKHFLSENTAVTAIATCRRAANGGKFAGNLAAQMEILSKAGTSGFHLVDLELESAESLKKGEIQKLRETGVALIVSHHDFTATKDLENIFKRIEPFQPDFIKIVPTAKTLTDNVTLMRFIERMDDHSNIIGICMGDAGIISRVLGVRAGSAFTFAAATTGEETGPGQIAARTLIETYRIDQVDAATKVYGVAGNPIRSSLSPIMMNTAFRRETVNAVYLALQANKLSDLLKLVHEIPIQGLSVTMPLKQEIMAHLEKTDPLSAKIGACNTVLRQDGKLYGFNTDVAGITGPIEKRLSLRGAKALVLGAGGAARAAVFGMRDKGAEVFILNRTAETAQKLAKQSGSKTIKKDALSKTTFDVIVNATPIGMTGIKGAQILEAADLNTKLVFDLVYNPLETPLLRLARQHSIPIITGIEMFVQQGARQFEIFTGKPAPEEEMLRVVIHALRQQAESAAETPAPTAKTKKAS; encoded by the coding sequence GTGCCCACCGTAGCCCCCCAATTTCTTCGTTCCCGCATCGGCAAAGTCTGCGTGGCCATCATCGGCGGCACTCCCGTCGAGATGCTTGAAAAAGCCAGCGCCGTTGTCAAAGAGACCCCTTTCCTCGAGTTTCGCCTCGACTACCTGGAAAAGCCTCTCCTCGCCTTGCCTAAACTGAAACACTTCCTTAGCGAAAACACCGCCGTCACCGCTATCGCCACCTGCCGCCGCGCAGCCAACGGCGGTAAGTTTGCCGGCAACCTCGCCGCCCAGATGGAGATTCTTTCCAAGGCAGGAACCTCCGGCTTCCACCTCGTCGATCTTGAGCTCGAATCCGCTGAGAGTCTGAAAAAAGGCGAGATTCAAAAGCTTCGTGAGACAGGCGTCGCGCTGATCGTCAGCCACCACGACTTTACCGCCACCAAGGATCTTGAAAACATCTTCAAACGCATTGAGCCCTTCCAACCTGACTTCATCAAGATAGTCCCAACTGCCAAGACGCTCACCGACAACGTAACCCTCATGCGCTTCATCGAACGCATGGACGATCACTCCAACATCATCGGCATCTGTATGGGCGATGCCGGCATCATCTCGCGTGTCCTCGGCGTCCGCGCCGGCAGCGCCTTTACCTTCGCCGCCGCAACCACCGGCGAAGAGACCGGACCAGGCCAGATCGCAGCCCGCACACTCATCGAAACCTATCGCATCGATCAGGTCGACGCAGCCACCAAGGTCTACGGCGTCGCCGGCAATCCCATCCGAAGCTCGCTCTCGCCCATCATGATGAACACAGCATTCCGCCGCGAGACCGTCAACGCTGTCTATCTCGCGCTTCAGGCCAACAAACTCTCCGACCTCCTCAAGCTCGTCCACGAGATTCCCATCCAGGGCCTCAGCGTCACCATGCCGCTCAAGCAGGAGATCATGGCGCACCTCGAAAAGACCGATCCCCTCTCCGCCAAAATCGGCGCCTGTAACACGGTCCTCCGCCAGGACGGCAAGCTCTACGGGTTCAACACCGACGTCGCCGGCATTACAGGACCTATTGAGAAGCGCCTGTCTCTTCGCGGAGCAAAGGCCCTCGTCCTCGGGGCTGGCGGAGCCGCTCGCGCTGCTGTCTTCGGTATGCGTGACAAGGGAGCCGAGGTCTTCATTCTGAATCGCACCGCCGAAACAGCGCAAAAGCTGGCGAAGCAGTCCGGTTCAAAGACCATCAAGAAGGACGCCCTCTCCAAGACCACCTTCGACGTAATCGTCAATGCGACTCCCATCGGCATGACCGGCATCAAGGGCGCGCAAATCCTCGAAGCTGCAGATCTCAACACCAAGCTGGTCTTTGATCTCGTCTACAACCCACTCGAAACCCCACTCCTGCGCCTCGCACGCCAGCACAGCATCCCCATCATCACGGGCATCGAGATGTTCGTACAACAGGGAGCGCGCCAGTTCGAGATCTTCACCGGAAAACCTGCTCCAGAAGAGGAGATGCTGCGCGTCGTCATCCACGCTCTACGCCAGCAGGCCGAATCTGCCGCGGAGACTCCTGCACCCACAGCCAAGACGAAAAAAGCTTCCTGA
- the pgeF gene encoding peptidoglycan editing factor PgeF, giving the protein MSDGIETIRVGAWRRFGWLRHGFSTRGGGISTIYGGKSLNLGWTKEDETTLVAENRRNFLRYVDGDLGDKRGSVLVGVRQIHSDVVHIVREADGALDGKLQTADGRAVLEGDGLITNVPGVLVGVGTADCVPVLVVDREKRAVGAFHAGWRGTVAQIVERGVAMMMTEYGSRVEDLEAAVGPSIGACCYSVGREVHREFRERFAYGEELFRVGVGEEEEKLYLDLWEANRRQLLEAGVGEDRITVVGECSACKVDAVGELKYFSHRGEKGVAGRMLSVVGVVG; this is encoded by the coding sequence GTGAGCGATGGGATTGAAACGATACGGGTTGGGGCCTGGCGGAGGTTTGGGTGGCTGAGACATGGGTTTAGTACCCGAGGTGGAGGAATTTCTACGATTTATGGGGGAAAATCGCTGAATCTAGGGTGGACCAAGGAGGATGAAACAACGCTGGTGGCGGAGAATCGGCGTAATTTTTTGCGGTATGTCGATGGTGATTTGGGGGATAAACGTGGTTCCGTGCTGGTGGGAGTGCGGCAGATTCACTCCGATGTCGTGCACATCGTTCGCGAAGCGGATGGGGCGCTCGATGGGAAGTTGCAGACGGCGGATGGGAGGGCTGTGCTGGAGGGCGACGGGTTAATTACGAACGTGCCGGGAGTGCTGGTGGGGGTGGGGACTGCGGATTGCGTTCCGGTGCTGGTGGTGGATCGGGAGAAGAGGGCGGTTGGAGCGTTTCATGCCGGATGGCGGGGGACGGTGGCGCAGATCGTGGAGCGTGGGGTGGCGATGATGATGACTGAGTACGGGTCGCGGGTGGAGGACCTGGAGGCGGCGGTGGGGCCGAGCATCGGGGCTTGCTGCTACTCGGTGGGCCGGGAGGTTCACAGGGAGTTTAGGGAGCGATTTGCGTATGGTGAGGAGCTCTTCCGGGTTGGCGTGGGTGAGGAGGAGGAGAAGTTGTACCTGGATCTTTGGGAGGCAAATCGCAGGCAGTTGCTAGAGGCCGGAGTGGGCGAGGATCGCATCACTGTGGTTGGGGAGTGTTCCGCTTGCAAGGTGGATGCGGTGGGGGAGCTGAAGTACTTTTCGCATCGTGGGGAGAAGGGTGTTGCGGGGAGGATGTTGAGCGTGGTGGGTGTGGTTGGGTAG
- a CDS encoding prolyl oligopeptidase family serine peptidase, whose amino-acid sequence MQIRCRKTVVLIAFAIATTFACLQVTAQTPTEQPDKYQWLEDVSGDKAMAWVNEENARSAKVLQADPRYPVLAETALKVLESPTRLPSPDFRVGEIYNTWQDAQHVRGILRKTSLDSYLTDQPEWQTVIDYDALAAKDNEKWVEKGLNCLYPGDGLCLVSLSAGGEDADTLREFDLKTGKFVEGGFVLPKSKQDVTWVDKDTLLVARDWGEGTMTQSGYPFVVKLWKRGQSLAEAKEVYRGTSADVEVGATAIHDSHGHVAVVIDRGVNFFERETYLYTDSGPKKIFVPGKSQLHGMLDGMLIVELNQDWKPEGLSRKFPQGSVVALDLEAVKKDPVHLKPTVVFTPTSEEFFQESATTKDHLLLTTLDHVQGRAYIYTHEANNTWTRKKLDIPDNFSVSIATTNTSDNKFFLETTGFLTPSSLLLGDAQSTNLKSAKTLPAQFDASNLIVEQLQATSKDGTKIPYFLVRHKDIKYDSSNPTLMNAYGGFQVSMTPLYNPILGKLWLERGGTFVLANIRGGGEFGPAWHDAGLKIHRQRIYDDFAAVGQDLFTRKITSPRRLGIVGGSNGGLLMGVEFTQHPEMWNAVVIQVPLLDMLRYEHIAAGASWVGEYGTVTIPAERKFLASISPYNQLNPNTNYPEPLIFTTTKDDRVGPVHARKFAARLEELHKPFFYDEIVEGGHAAGANLKEQANTRAEQYTYLTRKLMD is encoded by the coding sequence ATGCAGATTAGGTGCCGCAAAACCGTAGTCCTTATCGCATTCGCAATAGCAACCACCTTTGCCTGCCTCCAGGTCACCGCCCAGACGCCCACAGAGCAGCCAGACAAATACCAGTGGCTCGAGGACGTCTCTGGCGACAAAGCCATGGCCTGGGTCAACGAAGAAAATGCCCGCTCGGCCAAAGTCCTCCAGGCAGACCCGCGATACCCCGTACTCGCCGAAACAGCCCTCAAAGTGCTTGAATCGCCCACTCGGCTTCCCTCCCCAGACTTCCGCGTCGGCGAGATATACAACACCTGGCAGGACGCCCAGCACGTCCGCGGCATTCTTCGCAAAACCTCCCTCGACAGCTACCTCACCGACCAGCCCGAATGGCAAACCGTCATCGACTACGACGCCCTCGCCGCAAAAGACAACGAGAAGTGGGTCGAGAAGGGCCTCAATTGCCTCTACCCCGGAGACGGCCTCTGTCTCGTCTCTCTCTCCGCCGGCGGCGAAGACGCCGACACCCTCCGTGAGTTCGACCTCAAAACCGGCAAGTTCGTTGAAGGAGGCTTCGTCCTTCCAAAGTCCAAGCAGGACGTGACCTGGGTCGACAAAGACACCCTCCTCGTCGCCCGCGACTGGGGCGAGGGCACCATGACTCAATCCGGCTATCCCTTCGTCGTCAAACTCTGGAAGCGCGGCCAATCGCTGGCTGAAGCCAAAGAGGTATACCGTGGCACCTCCGCTGACGTAGAAGTCGGCGCAACTGCAATTCACGATAGCCATGGCCACGTTGCCGTGGTGATTGATCGCGGAGTTAATTTTTTTGAGCGCGAAACCTACCTCTACACCGACAGCGGCCCCAAAAAAATCTTTGTGCCCGGCAAGTCCCAACTCCACGGCATGCTCGACGGTATGCTGATCGTCGAACTCAACCAGGACTGGAAGCCCGAAGGCCTCTCCCGAAAATTCCCCCAAGGCTCAGTCGTCGCGCTCGACCTCGAAGCCGTGAAGAAGGACCCCGTCCACCTCAAGCCCACCGTCGTATTCACTCCCACCTCCGAAGAGTTTTTCCAGGAGTCGGCCACCACCAAAGACCACCTCCTCCTCACCACGCTCGACCACGTCCAGGGCCGCGCCTACATCTACACCCACGAAGCCAACAACACGTGGACACGCAAGAAGCTCGACATCCCCGACAACTTCAGCGTCAGTATCGCCACCACCAACACCTCCGACAACAAATTCTTCCTCGAAACCACCGGCTTCCTGACGCCCTCCTCACTCCTCCTCGGCGACGCCCAATCAACAAATCTAAAGTCCGCCAAAACTCTCCCAGCCCAGTTCGACGCCTCCAATCTCATCGTCGAACAGCTCCAGGCCACCTCCAAAGACGGGACCAAAATCCCCTACTTCCTCGTCCGCCACAAAGACATTAAGTACGACAGCTCAAACCCCACTCTCATGAATGCCTACGGCGGCTTTCAAGTCTCCATGACGCCTCTCTACAACCCCATCCTCGGCAAGCTATGGCTCGAGCGCGGCGGCACCTTCGTCCTCGCCAACATACGTGGAGGCGGCGAGTTCGGCCCCGCCTGGCACGACGCCGGCCTCAAGATCCACCGCCAGCGCATCTACGACGACTTCGCCGCAGTAGGCCAGGATCTCTTCACCCGCAAGATCACCTCGCCTCGCCGCCTCGGTATCGTAGGCGGCTCCAACGGCGGCCTCCTCATGGGCGTCGAGTTCACCCAGCACCCCGAGATGTGGAACGCCGTCGTCATCCAGGTCCCCCTCCTCGACATGCTCCGCTACGAGCACATCGCCGCCGGAGCCTCCTGGGTCGGCGAGTACGGTACCGTCACCATCCCCGCCGAGCGAAAGTTCCTCGCATCCATCTCCCCCTACAACCAGCTGAACCCCAACACCAACTACCCCGAGCCGCTCATCTTCACCACCACCAAAGATGACCGCGTCGGCCCCGTCCACGCACGCAAATTCGCCGCACGCCTCGAAGAGCTTCACAAGCCCTTCTTCTACGACGAGATCGTCGAAGGCGGCCACGCCGCCGGAGCCAATCTCAAAGAGCAGGCAAACACCCGCGCCGAACAATACACCTACCTAACCCGAAAGTTGATGGACTAA